The Ahaetulla prasina isolate Xishuangbanna chromosome 14, ASM2864084v1, whole genome shotgun sequence genome includes a region encoding these proteins:
- the SCNN1B gene encoding amiloride-sensitive sodium channel subunit beta yields MTLKKYFVKALHRLQKGPGYTYQELLVWYCDNTNTHGPKRIICEGPKKKLIWFFLTLLFASLVFWQWGILINTYLSYNVTASLAIGFKTMTFPAVTICNASPFRYSKVKPFLKDLDELIEAALERILQPLQENASATPAANLSQKLNLQLWNQMPLVLIDESDATHPVIHDILGNSSLGLGGHHNYSSFDNPEARRYKLALKLCTHLTPHCFYRKFTSAAQAVAEWYVLQSTSILSKVPLSKRIEMGYQAEDMILACLYGAEPCNHRNFTHLYHPDHGNCYVFNWGVEKQPLVSSNPGAEFGLKLILDISQKDYIPFLTTTAGARLMLHEQGSFPFLKDQGIYAMSGTETSIGVLVDELERMGSPYSDCTLNGSDVPVRNLYEDYTASQAKELGACVNCTHPGSKMAPFRSQYKTMYSIQACLRSCFQAKMVQICQCAHYSYPLPKGARYCNNEDYPDWAYCYSILRMSQEHRQMCIQSCKETCNNTQYKMTISMADWPSEASEDWIFHILSYERDTSTKVTLDRNGIIKLSIYFQEYNYRTISESAATTIVWLLSSLGGQFGFWMGGSVLCLIEFGEILIDFVWISVLKLISWGKGLKWKPAPRPPDALPSVCEKVEAYTNLGFCGEEEKKAMAEDPGDGAPDARGAGSEPGTPPPKYDSLRVLPVDLVAPDSDEEDAPGVTKSE; encoded by the exons atgACTCTGAAGAAGTACTTTGTGAAGGCTCTCCATCGCCTCCAGAAGGGCCCTGGATACACCTACCAGGAGCTGCTGGTCTGGTACTGCGACAACACCAACACCCATGGGCCCAAGCGCATCATTTGTGAGGGTCCGAAGAAGAAGCTGATCTGGTTCTTCCTGACTCTGCTCTTCGCTTCACTGGTGTTCTGGCAGTGGGGCATCCTCATCAACACCTACCTGTCCTACAACGTTACAGCCTCGCTGGCCATCGGCTTCAAGACCATGACCTTCCCCGCTGTGACCATCTGCAATGCAAGTCCTTTCCG GTATTCTAAGGTGAAGCCCTTCCTGAAAGATCTGGATGAGCTCATTGAGGCAGCCCTCGAAAGGATCCTGCAGCCTCTTCAGGAAAATGCATCGGCAACCCCTGCAGCAAATCTAAGCCAGAAGCTCAACTTGCAGCTCTGGAACCAGATGCCCCTGGTCTTGATTGACGAGAGCGACGCAACTCATCCAGTCATCCATGACATTCTTGGGAACAGCTCTCTTGGTCTTGGAGGGCACCACAACTACTCTTCTTTTGACAACCCGGAAGCAAGGAGGTACAAGCTGGCTCTGAAACTG TGCACACACCTCACCCCCCACTGCTTCTACCGGAAGTTCACCAGCGCAGCCCAGGCGGTGGCCGAGTGGTACGTCCTGCAGTCTACCAGCATCTTGTCCAAAGTGCCATTGAGCAAAAGGATCGAAATGGGCTACCAGGCAGAGGACATGATCTTGGCGTGTCTGTATGGAGCTGAGCCTTGCAACCACAG AAACTTCACCCACCTCTACCACCCAGACCACGGCAACTGCTACGTCTTCAACTGGGGAGTGGAGAAGCAGCCCCTTGTCTCCTCCAATCCGGGGGCAGAGTTTG GGCTGAAGCTGATCCTGGATATCAGCCAGAAGGACTACATCCCCTTCCTCACCACCACGGCTGGAGCCCGGCTGATGCTGCACGAGCAAGGCAGCTTCCCGTTCCTGAAGGATCAGGGCATCTACGCCATGTCAGGGACCGAGACCTCCATCGGCGTCCTAGTG GATGAACTGGAGCGGATGGGCTCTCCCTACAGTGACTGCACCCTCAACGGGTCTGACGTTCCCGTGAGGAACCTCTACGAGGACTACACTGCTTCACAG gcCAAGGAGTTGGGGGCTTGTGTCAACTGCACCCACCCTGGCAGCAAGATGGCCCCCTTCCGAAGCCAGTACAAAACCATGTACTCCATCCAG GCCTGCCTGCGCTCCTGCTTCCAAGCCAAGATGGTGCAGATCTGCCAGTGTGCCCACTATTCCTACCCGCTGCCCAAAGGAGCCCGTTATTGTAACAACGAGGATTATCCTGACTGGG CCTACTGCTACTCCATCCTGCGAATGAGCCAGGAGCATCGGCAGATGTGCATCCAATCTTGCAAGGAGACCTGCAA CAACACTCAGTACAAGATGACCATTTCCATGGCGGACTGGCCCTCCGAAGCCTCAGAG GACTGGATTTTCCATATTTTATCTTACGAAAGAGACACGTCAACCAAAGTGACTCTGGAcag AAATGGAATCATCAAGCTCAGCATCTACTTCCAGGAGTACAACTACCGCACCATCTCAGAGTCTGCAGCAACAACA ATTGTCTGGCTCCTCTCCAGCCTGGGTGGTCAGTTCGGCTTCTGGATGGGGGGCTCCGTCCTGTGCCTCATCGAGTTCGGGGAGATCCTCATTGACTTCGTCTGGATCAGTGTCCTGAAGCTGATCTCCTGGGGCAAGGGGCTGAAGTGGAAGCCGGCCCCCAGGCCCCCAGATGCCCTCCCGTCCGTCTGCGAGAAAGTGGAGGCCTACACCAACCTGGGCTTCtgcggggaggaggagaagaaggccaTGGCTGAGGACCCGGGGGATGGGGCCCCAGATGCTCGAGGGGCTGGC